Proteins encoded together in one Scytonema millei VB511283 window:
- a CDS encoding pentapeptide repeat-containing protein, whose amino-acid sequence MDANELIKRYASGEINFSGLELKGINLIGADLISINLIQTDLRSANLIFAYLNRAQLHKANLSSTKLSGANLTQADLREIKLHDADLHGAILQGADLRSADLRLANLLDANLIDADLRNANLSGANLTGVCLRGANLRQEQKEYAANLRSARLFQADLRGANMAGVDLSGADLRCANLVEVNLRGANLYGANLSEANLADAFLSDANLDRAILREANLSNTKLERVLLNEADLTRANLSDAIAPDSKITKANLSYANLTKTRMNRVDLSRANLLGAILIDSSLIEGFLARTNLTDANLDNANLFKAEISSANLTGANLRGATMPDGSTNNG is encoded by the coding sequence ATGGATGCCAACGAACTCATAAAACGCTATGCAAGTGGAGAAATTAATTTTAGCGGTTTAGAATTAAAAGGAATTAATTTAATTGGTGCAGATCTCATTAGTATTAATTTGATTCAAACTGATTTGCGTAGTGCTAATTTAATTTTTGCTTATTTAAATAGAGCGCAGTTACATAAAGCGAATTTAAGTAGTACAAAACTAAGTGGCGCTAACTTAACGCAAGCCGACTTACGCGAAATCAAGTTACACGATGCCGATTTACACGGAGCAATTTTACAAGGTGCGGATCTACGCAGTGCCGATTTAAGGCTAGCTAACTTACTCGATGCAAATTTAATTGATGCAGATTTACGTAATGCTAATTTGAGCGGTGCTAACTTAACAGGTGTCTGCCTTCGCGGTGCTAACCTCAGACAAGAACAGAAAGAATATGCAGCTAATTTACGTAGTGCTAGACTATTTCAAGCTGATTTGCGGGGTGCGAATATGGCGGGTGTAGATTTGTCTGGAGCCGACCTGCGCTGTGCTAATTTAGTTGAAGTTAATTTGCGGGGTGCTAATCTTTACGGTGCTAATTTAAGTGAAGCTAATTTAGCTGATGCATTTCTCAGCGATGCTAATTTAGATCGGGCAATTTTAAGAGAGGCAAACTTAAGTAATACTAAACTCGAACGAGTGTTGTTGAATGAAGCAGATTTAACCCGTGCTAATTTAAGCGATGCGATCGCACCTGATAGTAAAATCACTAAAGCAAACTTAAGTTACGCTAACTTAACTAAAACCCGAATGAATCGAGTCGATTTAAGTCGAGCTAACTTGTTAGGAGCAATTTTAATTGATAGCTCGTTAATTGAAGGATTTTTAGCGCGAACAAACTTAACCGATGCAAACTTAGATAACGCTAACTTATTTAAAGCCGAAATCAGTAGCGCCAACCTCACGGGTGCAAATTTACGCGGTGCGACAATGCCAGATGGTAGTACGAATAATGGGTAG
- a CDS encoding alkaline phosphatase PhoX yields MSISRRSFFVLAGASTVGTILAAPLKELYARQARGESIKGIGYGTLQPDPNGLLDLPVGFQYRAFSRTGDMMSDGKPVPGDHDGMAAFPGARGTTILVRNHELSPDEVTKPKVEASEEKQYDTLCRGGTTTLIVGPNRELIKDFASLAGTYRNCAGGPTPWGSWISCEENTSTPADNQPGAATNVSKLHGYNFEVPSSATEPVNPIPLVAMGRFNHEAIAVDPKTGIVYQTEDRGDGLFYRFIPKLPGNLQAGGVLEALKIKDMPQAITKTNFPVGQPMAVEWVRIDDVNPVKDTVRVEGFAKGAAQFSRGEGIWYGNGEFYFCSTDGGEAELGQVWRYVPDNSRYGGTIELFVEPNEQNALDGPDNIVISPLGDLFICEDGEGEQFVVGITPQGELYDFARNAINDSEFAGACFSPDGRTMFVNIQDPGITFAIWGPWRKFGK; encoded by the coding sequence ATGAGTATATCGCGACGTTCTTTTTTTGTTTTAGCAGGTGCTAGCACCGTAGGGACAATTTTAGCAGCGCCATTAAAAGAACTATATGCTAGACAGGCTCGCGGTGAATCTATTAAAGGTATAGGATACGGTACGCTGCAACCAGACCCGAACGGCTTGTTGGATTTACCAGTTGGTTTTCAATATCGAGCTTTTTCTCGCACTGGGGACATGATGAGCGATGGTAAACCCGTACCAGGCGACCATGACGGTATGGCGGCTTTCCCTGGAGCGCGAGGCACGACTATTTTAGTACGCAACCACGAACTCAGTCCAGATGAAGTGACCAAACCAAAAGTTGAGGCTTCAGAAGAAAAACAGTACGACACTTTATGTCGTGGTGGTACGACAACTTTGATTGTAGGGCCCAATCGGGAACTGATAAAAGATTTTGCTTCCCTGGCTGGAACTTACCGCAATTGTGCTGGCGGACCCACTCCTTGGGGTAGTTGGATTAGTTGCGAAGAAAATACTTCTACTCCAGCAGATAATCAACCCGGTGCTGCTACTAATGTCTCGAAGCTACACGGCTATAACTTTGAAGTACCGAGTAGTGCTACGGAACCTGTAAATCCGATTCCACTGGTGGCAATGGGTCGCTTTAACCATGAAGCGATCGCTGTAGATCCTAAAACTGGTATTGTCTATCAGACGGAGGATAGGGGAGATGGTCTATTTTACCGTTTTATTCCCAAATTGCCTGGAAACTTGCAAGCAGGCGGAGTGCTGGAAGCACTGAAGATTAAAGATATGCCGCAGGCAATTACCAAAACGAATTTTCCTGTAGGACAGCCAATGGCAGTCGAGTGGGTACGTATCGACGATGTTAACCCCGTTAAAGATACTGTCAGGGTTGAAGGTTTTGCCAAAGGTGCAGCACAATTTTCCCGTGGGGAAGGAATCTGGTACGGTAACGGTGAATTTTACTTTTGCTCTACTGATGGTGGCGAAGCAGAACTCGGTCAAGTTTGGCGTTACGTTCCTGACAACTCTCGATATGGTGGTACGATCGAACTATTTGTAGAGCCGAACGAACAAAATGCTTTAGATGGTCCTGATAATATTGTTATTTCTCCTTTAGGCGATTTATTTATTTGCGAAGATGGTGAAGGCGAGCAGTTTGTAGTTGGCATTACTCCCCAAGGGGAACTGTATGATTTCGCTCGCAACGCAATTAATGACAGCGAGTTTGCTGGAGCGTGTTTCTCGCCCGATGGTAGAACGATGTTTGTCAATATTCAAGACCCTGGCATCACCTTCGCAATTTGGGGACCTTGGCGCAAGTTTGGTAAATAA
- the ureG gene encoding urease accessory protein UreG, with protein MSAFRVGVAGPVGSGKTALVEALCKHLRQQYNIAVVTNDIYTQEDAQFLVRAQALSSDRILGVETGGCPHTAIREDASMNIAAIEQLEQKFLNLDLVFLESGGDNLAATFSPELVDLTIYVIDVAAGDKIPRKGGPGITKSDLLVINKTDLAPYVGADLSVMERDAKKMRGDKPFIFTNLKTQAGLTDAIAFIESYI; from the coding sequence ATGAGTGCATTTCGAGTTGGTGTAGCTGGTCCTGTCGGTTCGGGAAAAACAGCCTTGGTAGAGGCGCTGTGCAAGCATCTGCGTCAACAATACAATATTGCTGTAGTCACAAATGATATCTATACTCAAGAAGATGCTCAGTTTTTGGTACGCGCTCAAGCACTCTCGAGCGATCGCATTTTAGGTGTAGAGACTGGCGGTTGTCCGCATACGGCGATTCGTGAAGATGCTTCAATGAATATAGCCGCGATCGAGCAGTTAGAACAAAAATTTCTCAATCTGGACTTAGTATTTCTGGAAAGTGGCGGTGACAATCTTGCAGCTACTTTTAGTCCAGAACTCGTAGATTTGACGATTTACGTAATTGATGTCGCCGCAGGCGATAAAATTCCCCGCAAAGGTGGACCAGGTATAACCAAATCAGATTTGTTGGTAATTAATAAAACCGATCTCGCGCCTTATGTAGGGGCTGATTTAAGTGTGATGGAACGGGATGCCAAGAAAATGCGCGGCGATAAACCGTTTATTTTTACAAATTTAAAAACTCAGGCTGGATTAACAGATGCGATCGCATTTATCGAGAGTTATATCTAA
- a CDS encoding DUF1517 domain-containing protein: MRNKLLSVMKPLIKSLFVFGLIATLAFGQADNALAASGGRIGGGSFRAPSRGYSTPRTYAPGGGGYYAPYPGGGFGFPFLFPFFGIGGGFGGLFTILIFFAIANFMLQAFRRASSGGSVEELEYDSNPTVSVTRVQVGLLAEARGLQAELNRIAELADTNSPEGRVQVLQEASLALLRHPEYWVYAGGNTQQSRLTGAEAEFNRLSLAERSKFSEETLSNVNNQLKAATPKAELPAGDGGSSDLAVKDPGEYIVVTLIAATLGKLQIPAINSTDDLRQALRQFGSIPSDKLLAIEVLWTPQAEGDTLSSDDVLAEYADLKLV, from the coding sequence ATGCGTAATAAACTGCTTTCAGTCATGAAACCGTTGATAAAATCTTTGTTCGTATTCGGTCTAATCGCTACTTTAGCGTTCGGTCAGGCAGACAATGCATTAGCAGCTAGTGGTGGTCGAATTGGTGGTGGCTCTTTTAGAGCGCCTAGCCGTGGCTACTCTACTCCTAGAACCTACGCTCCTGGTGGTGGCGGCTACTACGCACCCTATCCTGGTGGCGGATTTGGCTTTCCTTTCTTGTTTCCTTTCTTTGGCATCGGCGGCGGCTTTGGTGGCTTGTTTACGATCCTGATCTTTTTTGCGATCGCCAACTTTATGCTACAAGCCTTCCGACGTGCTAGCAGTGGTGGTAGCGTAGAGGAATTAGAATACGACAGCAATCCTACTGTCAGTGTCACTCGCGTACAAGTCGGTTTGTTGGCTGAAGCAAGAGGCTTACAGGCTGAACTCAACCGAATTGCCGAACTCGCCGATACTAACTCTCCTGAAGGCAGAGTCCAAGTATTGCAAGAAGCTTCTTTAGCTCTGTTACGCCACCCCGAATATTGGGTCTATGCTGGTGGTAATACTCAGCAATCTCGCTTAACGGGTGCAGAGGCTGAATTTAACCGTTTATCCTTGGCAGAACGTAGCAAGTTTAGCGAAGAAACTCTTTCCAACGTCAATAATCAGCTCAAGGCTGCAACGCCTAAAGCAGAATTACCAGCGGGTGACGGTGGTAGTAGCGATTTAGCTGTGAAAGATCCTGGTGAATACATCGTCGTTACTCTGATTGCAGCGACTTTAGGTAAGTTACAAATACCAGCAATCAATAGTACTGACGATCTGCGTCAAGCTCTACGTCAATTTGGTAGTATTCCTAGCGATAAACTCTTGGCGATTGAAGTGTTATGGACACCTCAAGCTGAAGGTGACACCCTCAGTTCTGATGATGTTCTAGCAGAATATGCAGATCTGAAACTGGTATAA
- a CDS encoding ABC transporter substrate-binding protein, translated as MDPSFAKPFEQKYGCKVIPTYAGSSDEMYAKIKASKGKTYDLVTASGDLTKRLYDANLVEAIDLSLVPNYKDLFPIFQQPTYNTFDGQAYGVSIAWGPDFLIYDKSIVKSEPKSWDVLYQPEYQGKVSLPDYPIFNADVALWKGSSKIYDISKDQLATEIKPDLFRLRPQVRKFWNSQGELAQLFLNKEIALAWGWPVAIEELKRANFPVGATIPQEGTTGWSDSWMLLKGSPNKEIAHAWMNYMLTGAAQKPMTEVTGYWAVSQQVLPLLTAEQRRDSHLEDIENYYSQIHFWETVPNYDDWVALWNEFRGQ; from the coding sequence ATGGATCCCTCTTTTGCCAAACCATTCGAGCAGAAATATGGTTGTAAAGTCATCCCAACTTATGCAGGCTCCTCTGATGAGATGTATGCCAAGATTAAAGCTAGTAAAGGCAAGACATACGATCTCGTCACGGCTTCGGGAGACTTAACCAAACGCTTGTATGATGCCAATTTAGTAGAGGCGATCGATTTAAGTCTAGTTCCCAACTACAAAGATTTATTCCCAATTTTTCAGCAACCAACGTATAACACCTTTGACGGTCAAGCCTACGGTGTTTCGATTGCATGGGGACCAGATTTTTTGATTTACGACAAATCTATCGTCAAATCTGAACCGAAAAGCTGGGATGTCCTCTATCAGCCAGAATATCAAGGTAAAGTTTCTCTACCTGACTACCCCATCTTCAATGCTGATGTGGCGTTGTGGAAAGGTAGCTCTAAGATCTACGACATTAGCAAAGACCAGTTGGCAACAGAAATTAAACCCGATCTTTTTCGCTTGCGCCCGCAGGTGAGAAAATTCTGGAACAGCCAAGGAGAATTAGCCCAACTCTTTTTAAACAAAGAAATTGCTCTAGCGTGGGGTTGGCCCGTAGCAATTGAAGAACTAAAACGCGCCAACTTTCCTGTAGGAGCGACTATTCCTCAAGAAGGGACAACTGGATGGAGCGATTCTTGGATGCTACTCAAAGGCTCTCCTAACAAAGAAATCGCCCATGCTTGGATGAATTATATGCTGACGGGAGCAGCTCAGAAACCCATGACAGAGGTTACTGGCTACTGGGCTGTTTCCCAGCAAGTTTTACCACTACTCACCGCCGAACAGCGCCGCGACTCCCATTTAGAAGACATCGAAAATTACTACAGCCAAATCCACTTCTGGGAAACCGTACCTAACTACGATGACTGGGTAGCCCTGTGGAACGAGTTTCGAGGACAGTGA
- a CDS encoding alpha/beta hydrolase, producing MKFTRSRIGFLSSLFLAFGWGATIPAATAAETVTFRLGSFEQKIEMKDLERFAKKGKLSGSLQLYAPWLTDDVRDTLNRRLDLDPKKFDRSMKRWQSSANGKQLLAALGLAFPDMTVEQLHAAVSLASREYDGMNIIGLLRSYPEENITVDLSQVAELDLSNLRSPASSDEVDSENRR from the coding sequence ATGAAATTCACGCGATCGCGAATCGGATTCTTATCAAGTCTCTTTCTGGCTTTTGGTTGGGGTGCTACCATACCAGCAGCTACAGCAGCCGAGACAGTGACTTTTCGCTTAGGCTCGTTCGAGCAGAAAATCGAAATGAAGGATTTAGAGCGTTTTGCTAAGAAGGGAAAGTTATCGGGTAGCTTGCAACTCTACGCGCCTTGGCTGACGGATGATGTGAGAGATACGTTGAATCGCCGTTTAGATCTCGATCCGAAAAAATTCGACCGTTCGATGAAACGCTGGCAAAGTTCTGCTAATGGGAAACAACTGCTAGCAGCTTTAGGATTAGCTTTTCCTGACATGACAGTAGAACAATTACATGCTGCCGTTTCTCTTGCCTCGCGAGAATATGATGGCATGAATATTATCGGTCTATTGCGTTCTTATCCCGAAGAAAACATTACCGTGGATTTAAGCCAAGTTGCCGAATTGGATTTATCCAATTTACGATCGCCCGCTTCATCAGATGAGGTAGATTCAGAAAACCGCAGATGA
- a CDS encoding ChaB family protein, protein MSPEIRSHLSEDAQRLFIANYNSELAQSGDESKAEHHAWDIVREQFEQDENGIWSTSKMTV, encoded by the coding sequence TTGTCTCCCGAAATCCGTTCTCATCTATCGGAAGACGCACAAAGACTGTTTATTGCTAACTACAACAGCGAACTCGCCCAATCTGGCGATGAATCTAAGGCCGAACATCACGCATGGGATATCGTGCGCGAACAGTTCGAGCAAGATGAAAACGGCATTTGGTCTACATCAAAAATGACCGTATAA
- the rd gene encoding rubredoxin gives MQKHICSVCGYIYDPEAGDPEAGIEPGTQFEDIPDDWVCPVCAAAKELFEPEN, from the coding sequence ATGCAAAAACACATATGTAGTGTCTGTGGTTACATTTACGATCCAGAAGCAGGAGATCCAGAAGCGGGAATAGAACCAGGTACGCAATTTGAGGATATACCGGATGATTGGGTGTGTCCGGTTTGTGCGGCTGCAAAAGAGTTGTTTGAACCAGAAAACTAG
- a CDS encoding ABC transporter ATP-binding protein — protein MTYLRLEGITKRFGSFVANDNINLSVASGTIHALLGENGAGKSTLMNILSGLYQPDVGQIYLEDRPVQINSSSEAIQFGIGMIHQHFMLVPQLTVTENIILGTGDRFNLNLRHKQQEITELSQAYNLEVDPKAKVGDLPVGVQQRVEILKALYRKARLLILDEPTAVLTPSEVESLIVILQQLAAAGQTIIFISHKLEEVISLCDTVTILRRGQVVANTTTKDSSPQQLAELMVGREVVLQLHKSVASLGQKILSVQSLQVEDDRGVAAVRNISFQLHAGEILGVAGVDGNGQRELADAIAGLRSVKAGKILLDGRDVTLWNSQKRVRELKVGYIPEDRQTMGLIMGFSIANNLILKAFTNVPFVRRFLLQKQVIAQNAETKIQQFDIRASDGHVKISQLSGGNQQKVVLARELDREPSLIIAMQPTRGLDVGATAAVQQQLLSQRDRGAAILYISTELEEVLAISDRIAVIYRGEFSDVLERENATIETIGLLMAGEKGSPV, from the coding sequence ATGACTTATTTACGCCTGGAAGGAATTACTAAACGCTTTGGTTCTTTTGTTGCCAATGACAATATTAATTTAAGTGTTGCATCTGGAACGATTCACGCGCTTTTAGGAGAAAATGGCGCGGGTAAGTCTACTTTAATGAATATTCTCAGCGGACTTTATCAACCGGATGTCGGACAAATTTATTTAGAAGATCGACCAGTTCAAATTAATTCATCTAGTGAGGCAATTCAATTTGGTATTGGCATGATTCATCAACATTTTATGCTTGTACCGCAACTCACAGTCACAGAAAACATTATTTTGGGAACAGGCGATCGCTTTAATTTAAATTTGCGACATAAGCAACAAGAAATTACTGAATTATCTCAAGCTTATAATTTAGAAGTCGATCCAAAAGCAAAAGTAGGAGATTTACCAGTAGGAGTACAACAGCGAGTAGAAATTCTTAAAGCTTTGTACCGTAAAGCCCGGTTGTTAATTTTAGATGAACCGACAGCCGTACTCACACCGTCAGAAGTTGAATCTTTAATTGTAATTTTACAGCAACTAGCAGCAGCAGGACAAACAATTATATTTATCAGCCACAAGCTGGAAGAAGTCATAAGTTTATGCGACACTGTAACTATATTACGGCGAGGTCAAGTCGTAGCAAATACCACGACAAAAGATTCTAGTCCGCAACAATTAGCCGAATTAATGGTAGGGCGAGAAGTTGTTTTACAGTTACATAAATCAGTTGCTTCTCTAGGACAAAAAATATTATCCGTACAATCTTTACAAGTGGAAGACGATCGCGGTGTTGCTGCGGTGAGAAATATTTCGTTTCAACTCCATGCAGGTGAAATTTTAGGTGTTGCTGGAGTCGATGGTAACGGACAGCGAGAATTAGCAGATGCGATCGCGGGTTTGCGTTCTGTAAAAGCTGGAAAAATTCTGTTAGACGGACGAGACGTGACGTTATGGAATTCTCAAAAGCGAGTTCGAGAATTAAAAGTAGGATACATCCCTGAAGATCGTCAAACAATGGGTTTAATAATGGGATTTAGTATTGCAAATAATTTGATTTTGAAAGCTTTTACTAATGTACCTTTTGTGAGACGTTTCTTGCTACAAAAACAGGTTATCGCGCAAAATGCCGAGACTAAAATTCAGCAATTTGATATTCGCGCCTCTGATGGTCATGTGAAGATAAGTCAGCTATCAGGTGGAAATCAGCAGAAAGTTGTCTTAGCACGAGAATTAGATCGAGAACCATCATTAATTATCGCCATGCAACCGACGCGGGGGCTAGATGTGGGGGCGACAGCCGCAGTACAACAACAATTATTATCTCAACGCGATCGCGGTGCGGCTATTCTCTATATTTCTACAGAATTAGAGGAAGTTCTGGCAATAAGCGATCGGATTGCAGTTATATATCGGGGCGAATTTAGCGATGTTTTAGAGCGGGAAAACGCGACGATAGAAACAATTGGATTATTAATGGCTGGAGAAAAAGGAAGTCCAGTCTAG
- a CDS encoding BMP family protein, translated as MLELSRRKFLLYGSAALGTSLLLKACGNSNPTQTSNNPTAAGGGEGFKVAIALPGVRSDKAWNQAGYEGVNIAKQKLEAETAYVEQVAQPDQAEALSDFARRGFNVVFAHGGQFDAAVEQVATQFPKTFFVAVNGSVNAENVAALRIDHLQASYLCGIIAASMTKSNRLAYLAGQSFEATLQELRGFELGAKSVKPNVQISSSFTGDWNDIAKAKEATLAIISSGADVIYQWLDNSSPAVLQAASDKGIYAFGNTTDQLNIAPKAVLTSALKRIDLAIAFLAEQAKNGQIKGQTYALGLARPDILNLGKFGQMVPEALQKQVLSTRQAIIDNKITFESCQEGGKETRCVKTAST; from the coding sequence ATGTTAGAACTCAGTCGGCGTAAATTTTTACTCTACGGTTCGGCTGCATTGGGTACAAGTTTGTTACTTAAGGCTTGTGGCAATTCTAATCCTACCCAAACGAGTAATAACCCCACTGCTGCGGGGGGTGGTGAAGGATTTAAGGTGGCGATCGCCCTGCCTGGAGTAAGATCGGATAAAGCTTGGAATCAGGCAGGCTATGAAGGCGTAAACATCGCCAAACAAAAACTAGAGGCGGAAACAGCTTACGTCGAACAAGTCGCGCAACCAGATCAAGCTGAGGCTTTGTCAGACTTTGCCCGTCGCGGTTTTAATGTCGTCTTCGCCCACGGGGGACAATTTGACGCAGCAGTGGAACAAGTTGCGACTCAATTTCCTAAAACGTTTTTTGTCGCCGTGAATGGTTCGGTAAATGCAGAAAATGTAGCTGCATTACGCATCGATCATTTACAAGCTAGCTATTTGTGCGGCATCATTGCGGCATCAATGACAAAATCTAATAGATTAGCTTATTTAGCCGGACAATCTTTTGAGGCGACATTACAAGAATTACGCGGATTTGAGTTAGGGGCAAAATCTGTTAAACCTAACGTACAAATTAGTTCTAGTTTTACAGGCGATTGGAATGATATTGCCAAGGCAAAAGAAGCAACTTTAGCAATTATTTCATCAGGTGCAGATGTGATTTATCAATGGTTGGATAATTCGTCTCCCGCAGTATTACAAGCAGCTAGCGATAAAGGAATTTACGCTTTTGGCAATACAACCGATCAATTAAATATTGCGCCCAAAGCAGTTCTAACGAGTGCTTTAAAGCGGATCGATCTGGCGATCGCCTTTCTTGCCGAACAAGCAAAAAATGGTCAAATTAAAGGTCAAACTTATGCCCTTGGTTTAGCAAGACCAGATATTTTAAATTTAGGTAAGTTCGGTCAAATGGTTCCAGAAGCATTACAAAAACAAGTACTTAGTACTAGACAAGCAATTATTGATAATAAAATTACATTTGAAAGTTGTCAGGAAGGTGGAAAAGAAACGCGATGCGTGAAGACAGCATCAACATAA
- a CDS encoding ureidoglycolate lyase, with protein sequence MTTANTVQQLQAEWVTQEKFQRYGQLILPSNDGRAYDSNDAQLNLQNGIPRFYIMRLQRRGRKFHTITRHVQCTQCLGSLEGKDWLIAVVPPHNDVDTPVIEEIKAFRIPGNCFIKLAVGTWHAGPYFEHEVVDFYNLELADTNLVDHFTHNFIQSDRLEFEII encoded by the coding sequence ATGACTACAGCAAATACAGTACAACAATTACAGGCTGAGTGGGTGACGCAGGAAAAATTTCAGCGTTATGGGCAATTAATTCTTCCCAGTAACGATGGTAGAGCTTACGATTCAAACGATGCTCAGCTAAATTTGCAAAATGGTATACCGAGATTTTATATTATGCGGTTACAGCGACGAGGGCGAAAATTTCATACAATAACTCGTCACGTACAATGCACTCAGTGTTTGGGTTCTTTAGAAGGAAAAGATTGGTTAATTGCTGTTGTACCTCCTCATAATGATGTCGATACACCAGTAATAGAAGAGATAAAGGCTTTTCGGATTCCTGGAAATTGTTTTATTAAATTAGCAGTAGGAACTTGGCACGCTGGACCATATTTCGAGCATGAAGTGGTAGATTTCTATAATTTAGAATTAGCCGATACGAATCTAGTAGACCATTTCACCCATAATTTTATTCAGAGCGATCGCTTGGAGTTTGAGATTATTTAG
- a CDS encoding NAD(P)-dependent oxidoreductase: MKIAYLGLGIMGSGMVGNLLQAGHSVTVWNRTPERCTPLVEKGASQADTPGQAVANAEIVMYCLSNEAAIADTVFGADGILSGVHQGQIAIDMSTVHPNTSRREATAYAEKGVEFIDAPVFGSKNESAAGGLWIVVGGKKEVFEKVKTILEPLSETIHYMGETGMGATMKLVGNAVVISQIEALGEAMILAKKAGLNPQDVLDVLHVTDFKSPIFDGMGSTLIQRDFSTSFALKWLLKDANLIAQLAQDNNSPIPAIALARETVKAAVNHGWGEENASAAIKALEVQAGIEIK, encoded by the coding sequence ATGAAGATTGCATATCTTGGCTTAGGAATTATGGGTAGCGGGATGGTGGGTAATCTCCTTCAAGCCGGACACTCAGTAACAGTCTGGAATCGGACACCAGAACGCTGCACTCCCTTGGTAGAAAAAGGTGCGAGTCAAGCCGACACGCCAGGACAAGCAGTAGCCAACGCCGAGATCGTCATGTATTGTTTGAGCAATGAAGCAGCGATCGCAGATACGGTTTTTGGTGCAGATGGTATTCTTTCTGGGGTGCATCAGGGACAAATTGCGATCGATATGAGTACCGTTCACCCAAATACAAGTCGGCGGGAAGCAACTGCATATGCAGAGAAAGGGGTAGAATTTATCGATGCACCAGTTTTCGGTAGTAAAAATGAATCTGCGGCTGGTGGTTTGTGGATTGTTGTTGGCGGAAAGAAAGAAGTTTTTGAAAAAGTAAAAACCATCCTCGAACCATTAAGTGAAACCATTCATTATATGGGCGAAACGGGCATGGGGGCGACGATGAAATTAGTTGGTAATGCAGTTGTGATTTCCCAAATCGAAGCCCTTGGGGAAGCCATGATCTTAGCCAAAAAAGCGGGTTTAAATCCTCAAGATGTACTCGATGTTTTGCACGTAACTGATTTTAAATCACCCATTTTTGATGGAATGGGAAGTACGTTAATTCAAAGAGATTTTAGTACGAGTTTTGCCTTGAAGTGGTTGTTAAAAGATGCTAATTTAATCGCGCAACTCGCTCAAGATAATAATTCTCCCATTCCCGCGATCGCACTTGCCCGCGAGACAGTTAAAGCTGCGGTAAATCACGGTTGGGGCGAGGAGAATGCGTCAGCAGCAATCAAAGCTTTGGAAGTACAAGCGGGAATAGAGATAAAATAA
- a CDS encoding DUF1823 family protein, which yields MLIPPLNTETIWAILNEEIDDNTVNHLVWYYLGYRYDETNNVWDTTNVAPEWRDEYPNTPPDFIDSRPASVKLTRSIPSENKQLLKEQLGFKGYKIGEFGPRQTRRATAANWLLSYMQLQKS from the coding sequence ATGTTAATACCACCGCTTAATACAGAGACAATCTGGGCGATTCTGAACGAAGAAATTGACGATAATACGGTGAACCATCTGGTTTGGTACTATCTAGGCTACCGTTACGATGAGACAAATAATGTTTGGGATACTACAAATGTAGCTCCAGAATGGCGTGACGAGTATCCGAATACGCCCCCAGATTTTATTGATAGTCGTCCGGCTAGCGTTAAGCTGACTCGTTCGATTCCGTCAGAAAACAAGCAATTATTAAAAGAACAATTGGGTTTTAAAGGTTACAAAATCGGGGAATTTGGACCGCGCCAAACTCGCCGTGCTACGGCGGCTAACTGGTTGTTGAGTTATATGCAATTGCAGAAATCTTGA